Proteins from a genomic interval of Sulfurospirillum oryzae:
- a CDS encoding M16 family metallopeptidase encodes MSQEISQINVNGVEIPIVFEKDASLPLASIQLVVKNAGSMEDAHNEGVAKFLAAMLGEGTKEMGATAFAEELEFRAISLGAHSGVETLVFEASALKEQFPYAMDMLKKLLKSPNFTKESFDKIKLLTLGMLSNKESDFDYIANLNLQKLIFENTPFAHAYSGDVKSIKALKLKDVENFYKEHVNLESLIIVAGGDIELEEVKKLLLPVLAEIKHGKRRDMAYFDANKNAKELIVSKESEQAYIYFGAPFYMKSGDEEAYKAKVASFILGESGFGSRLMEEVRVKRGLAYSSYSRTSIGKSNSSFTGHLQTKNENLDEAKKVVAAEIKRFVDEGVTEDELAQAKRFLLGSEPLRNETLSQRLSRAFFEYYGGFELGHSKKQLEKIEKLSLEELNRFIKKHDEITALSFSVVTKREKP; translated from the coding sequence GTGAGTCAAGAGATTAGTCAAATCAATGTCAATGGTGTGGAAATTCCTATCGTATTTGAAAAGGATGCCTCACTTCCTCTGGCTTCGATACAACTTGTGGTTAAAAATGCGGGTAGCATGGAAGATGCGCATAATGAAGGTGTTGCCAAATTTTTAGCAGCAATGCTGGGCGAAGGTACCAAAGAGATGGGTGCAACGGCATTTGCAGAAGAGCTTGAATTTCGTGCCATTAGTCTAGGTGCTCACAGCGGTGTTGAAACCCTTGTCTTTGAAGCATCTGCCCTAAAAGAGCAGTTCCCTTATGCTATGGATATGCTTAAAAAATTGCTTAAAAGTCCGAACTTTACCAAAGAGAGCTTCGATAAAATCAAGCTTCTAACCCTTGGAATGCTTTCCAATAAAGAGAGTGATTTTGACTACATCGCCAATCTCAATTTGCAAAAACTCATTTTTGAAAATACGCCATTTGCCCATGCGTACAGTGGCGATGTGAAAAGCATTAAAGCACTTAAACTGAAAGATGTTGAGAATTTTTACAAAGAACATGTGAATTTGGAGAGTCTTATCATCGTTGCGGGTGGCGATATAGAACTCGAAGAGGTGAAGAAACTGCTTCTTCCGGTGTTGGCTGAAATCAAACATGGAAAACGCCGTGACATGGCTTACTTTGATGCTAATAAAAATGCAAAAGAGCTGATTGTTTCTAAAGAGAGCGAACAAGCGTACATCTATTTTGGTGCTCCTTTTTACATGAAAAGTGGTGATGAAGAGGCGTATAAGGCCAAAGTAGCAAGTTTCATTTTAGGAGAGAGTGGTTTTGGAAGTCGTTTGATGGAAGAGGTGCGCGTGAAGCGAGGTTTGGCATATTCAAGTTATAGTCGAACGAGCATAGGTAAATCAAACAGTAGTTTTACAGGACATCTTCAAACGAAAAATGAGAATTTGGATGAAGCTAAAAAAGTGGTTGCCGCTGAAATTAAACGTTTTGTGGATGAGGGCGTTACAGAAGATGAACTTGCTCAAGCAAAACGCTTTTTACTTGGGAGCGAGCCACTTCGCAATGAAACGCTTTCTCAGCGTCTTTCTCGCGCATTTTTTGAGTATTATGGTGGATTTGAGTTGGGACATTCTAAAAAGCAGTTAGAGAAAATCGAGAAATTAAGCCTTGAAGAGCTTAACCGTTTCATTAAAAAACACGATGAGATCACAGCCCTTAGCTTTTCGGTAGTCACGAAACGTGAAAAACCTTGA
- the hpf gene encoding ribosome hibernation-promoting factor, HPF/YfiA family, whose product MNTSIVGKQFDLTEPIKAYIEGAVDALGKYNLDIISVRTVISADEKNGKKGFNVEFAINMAHKNTVVIQQKDKDVYAAVDLAIERAKKVLRRHHDKINTHKPIEGIVAVPEVVENAEGSDDEIVPMRLNSYKPVEVEDAMNELKASDRQFIVFHDMEDKFRVMYKKTDGRFGLY is encoded by the coding sequence ATGAACACAAGTATCGTAGGAAAACAATTTGATTTGACCGAGCCAATCAAGGCTTATATCGAAGGAGCAGTTGATGCTCTTGGCAAATACAATTTGGACATTATCTCTGTGCGTACTGTGATCTCAGCGGATGAAAAAAATGGCAAAAAAGGCTTTAATGTCGAATTTGCTATTAACATGGCACATAAAAACACCGTTGTTATTCAACAAAAAGATAAAGATGTTTATGCTGCGGTAGATCTTGCGATTGAACGAGCAAAAAAAGTGCTTAGACGTCACCACGATAAAATTAATACCCATAAACCAATTGAAGGTATTGTTGCTGTACCTGAAGTTGTCGAGAATGCTGAAGGAAGTGATGATGAGATCGTTCCAATGCGTCTTAACAGCTATAAACCTGTCGAGGTTGAAGATGCTATGAATGAACTCAAAGCCTCAGATAGACAATTTATCGTTTTCCACGATATGGAAGATAAATTCCGCGTTATGTATAAAAAAACCGATGGAAGATTCGGACTTTATTAA
- a CDS encoding type IV pilus modification PilV family protein: MRSAMSMLELVVAIVVMGIVVMSLPLILTQVQNNNAFAMQQEAILAAKAKIGDILTYEWDDKSYDATAQRSFVLDTTNGDPELGRIGTTNQRIGHINADNRRKLYDATVALNNRSASAIGSDGGDLDDIDDFSGLPAIALTVTAGEDAQNLDYIFDLNLTTTVTYAADAANYTSSTLGTFVLNPDNNATITNIKTISVQVAGAQSAITLRAFSCNIGESTLLPSRPYQ; encoded by the coding sequence ATGCGTTCTGCAATGTCGATGCTCGAATTAGTTGTTGCTATAGTTGTCATGGGCATAGTCGTCATGAGCTTACCACTCATTCTCACCCAAGTACAAAACAACAATGCCTTTGCTATGCAACAAGAAGCCATCCTTGCTGCGAAAGCCAAAATAGGCGATATTTTGACCTACGAATGGGATGATAAAAGCTATGATGCAACTGCACAGCGCTCGTTTGTTTTAGATACTACCAATGGCGATCCAGAACTAGGACGCATTGGAACAACCAATCAGCGTATAGGTCATATCAATGCCGACAATAGACGTAAATTGTATGATGCAACAGTAGCTCTAAATAATAGATCTGCGTCTGCTATTGGTTCTGATGGTGGAGATTTAGATGACATTGATGATTTTAGTGGCTTGCCAGCTATTGCTCTAACGGTTACAGCAGGCGAAGATGCTCAAAATTTAGATTATATTTTTGATCTTAACTTAACCACGACTGTTACCTATGCTGCAGATGCTGCAAACTATACTTCATCAACGCTGGGAACTTTTGTGTTAAATCCTGACAACAATGCAACTATTACCAACATTAAAACGATTTCTGTTCAAGTTGCTGGAGCACAAAGTGCTATAACTTTACGGGCTTTTTCATGCAACATAGGTGAATCAACTCTTCTTCCATCAAGGCCTTACCAATGA
- a CDS encoding AtpZ/AtpI family protein: MSEEKKPKYGKLIEGAEQLSLGISIVVAVLIGIGVGMLMSNWFNTPWLLWVGVFWGVGGAILNVYKAYQKNVASLDELKDDVRYKKYQQPKDDDEDEDDK, translated from the coding sequence ATGAGCGAAGAGAAAAAACCAAAATACGGTAAACTCATTGAAGGTGCTGAACAGCTCTCATTAGGTATTTCTATTGTCGTCGCTGTTTTGATTGGTATTGGTGTTGGAATGCTTATGAGCAACTGGTTTAATACACCATGGCTTCTATGGGTCGGTGTTTTTTGGGGCGTTGGTGGAGCGATCCTCAATGTCTATAAAGCTTACCAAAAAAATGTTGCTTCCTTGGATGAACTCAAAGATGATGTAAGGTATAAAAAATACCAACAACCCAAAGATGATGATGAAGATGAAGACGACAAGTAG
- a CDS encoding type II secretion system protein — MRRGFTLITAIIFIVLVASIAALALSFSSFSTKQTTDLFLREQAELLVQSGTEFALLAISGHDINTTNGCLNAINAQYPKAGANAIFDINVTINYLGRGLATASNNNCNILSDLVETADSNRTVIIDTIVSTNTDNNISSEPIRLHRRTIQKP; from the coding sequence ATGCGTAGAGGATTTACACTCATAACCGCAATTATTTTTATAGTGCTTGTCGCTTCTATCGCCGCTCTTGCACTCTCGTTTTCGAGCTTCTCAACCAAACAAACAACCGATCTCTTTTTAAGAGAACAAGCTGAACTCCTCGTGCAAAGTGGCACTGAGTTCGCGCTTCTTGCGATTAGTGGGCATGATATCAACACGACTAATGGTTGTCTGAATGCTATTAATGCGCAATACCCAAAAGCGGGAGCAAATGCCATTTTTGACATCAATGTCACAATTAATTACTTAGGGAGAGGTTTGGCTACAGCTTCCAATAACAACTGCAATATCCTTAGTGACTTGGTTGAAACAGCAGACTCCAATCGTACCGTTATCATCGACACAATTGTTTCAACGAATACTGATAACAACATCTCCTCAGAGCCAATTCGTCTTCATCGCCGCACTATCCAAAAGCCCTAA
- a CDS encoding dehypoxanthine futalosine cyclase gives MKRMSNEEALRLIREVDLNTLGEMALKRKMELHPENLTTFVVDRNINYTNVCWVDCKFCAFYRHHKEDESYVLSFEEIGQKIEELIEIGGTQILFQGGVHPKLKIEWYEELVEWISTNYPSITIHGFSAIEIDYIAKISKISYQEVLLRLQKKGLYSIPGAGAEILSDRVRDIIAPKKLGTEEWLGVHRAAHKIGMRSTATMMFGTLESDEEIIEHWEKIRELQDETDGFRAFIMWSFQSDHTKLKEEHPEIKKQSSNRYLRLLAVSRLYLDNFKNIQSSWVTQGSYIGQLALMFGANDLGSTMMEENVVKAAGAANRMNQAEMIKLIKDIGSIPAKRDTSYTILEKFA, from the coding sequence ATGAAACGAATGAGTAATGAAGAAGCCTTACGTCTGATTCGTGAGGTAGACCTTAATACATTAGGGGAAATGGCGTTGAAGCGAAAAATGGAGCTTCACCCTGAAAATTTGACCACGTTTGTTGTTGATCGCAATATAAACTATACCAATGTTTGCTGGGTTGATTGTAAATTTTGCGCTTTTTATCGTCACCATAAAGAAGATGAATCTTATGTGCTCTCTTTTGAAGAAATTGGTCAAAAGATTGAGGAATTGATCGAGATTGGTGGAACGCAAATTCTTTTCCAAGGCGGCGTTCATCCAAAGCTTAAAATCGAATGGTATGAAGAGCTCGTAGAGTGGATTAGTACGAATTACCCTAGCATTACCATTCATGGATTTTCAGCCATTGAAATTGATTACATCGCTAAAATCTCAAAGATCAGCTACCAAGAGGTTCTGTTGCGTCTTCAGAAAAAAGGACTTTACAGCATACCAGGAGCAGGAGCTGAGATACTGAGTGACCGTGTCCGTGACATCATAGCCCCTAAAAAATTAGGGACTGAAGAGTGGCTGGGTGTGCATAGAGCCGCCCATAAAATCGGTATGCGTTCAACGGCTACAATGATGTTTGGAACCTTAGAGAGTGATGAAGAGATCATTGAGCATTGGGAAAAAATCAGAGAGCTTCAAGATGAGACAGACGGCTTTAGAGCGTTTATCATGTGGAGTTTTCAAAGCGACCATACCAAGCTCAAAGAAGAACATCCTGAAATCAAAAAGCAGTCATCAAATCGTTACCTCAGGCTTTTAGCCGTCAGTCGTTTATACCTCGATAATTTTAAAAACATCCAAAGCTCATGGGTGACGCAAGGCAGCTACATCGGTCAGCTTGCCCTCATGTTTGGAGCAAACGATCTAGGCAGTACGATGATGGAAGAGAACGTCGTCAAAGCAGCAGGAGCAGCAAACCGCATGAATCAAGCGGAGATGATTAAACTCATCAAAGACATCGGTTCTATCCCTGCCAAACGCGATACTTCGTACACGATATTGGAGAAGTTCGCATGA
- a CDS encoding type II secretion system protein, with product MKKHSAFTMIELVMVIVVFGIVASIGAEIVASLYKNYLRTRAINRLQSQTEIVLEQIAKRLQYRIKDSVRAIKPGSIVPLPSADGTYGTIEWIGISNESFLGEHDGVSVVPGWSGFIDMDSNNTKLATRTLETPGSRLDFARDIILALTNGDVDMNNENGNLPALIFKNSKPLYNVNSYYSQGGGNYTVRVSKVAGANTRLHIPADDNLTDFDNDGVGSGDLFEQYYLSHTAYALVPVGNASDFNLTLVYNYQPWQGETYTANGTTSVLSEHVSTFRIRQEGDVVRIKLCIHDNNQSGDFDFSACKEKVIF from the coding sequence ATGAAAAAACACTCCGCTTTTACTATGATAGAATTGGTAATGGTTATCGTCGTTTTTGGTATTGTGGCGAGTATTGGAGCAGAGATTGTGGCGAGTTTATATAAAAACTATTTGCGTACCCGCGCTATAAATCGTCTGCAAAGCCAAACAGAAATTGTACTAGAGCAAATAGCCAAACGATTACAATACCGCATTAAAGATAGTGTAAGAGCTATCAAACCAGGAAGTATTGTTCCTCTTCCAAGTGCTGATGGTACTTATGGAACGATTGAATGGATTGGCATTAGCAATGAAAGCTTTTTAGGTGAACATGATGGTGTTTCTGTTGTGCCAGGGTGGAGTGGATTTATCGATATGGATAGTAACAATACCAAGCTTGCCACACGAACATTGGAAACACCTGGTAGTAGACTTGATTTTGCACGCGATATCATTTTGGCACTCACAAACGGTGACGTCGATATGAACAATGAAAATGGAAATTTACCAGCTCTCATTTTCAAAAATTCTAAACCTCTTTATAATGTTAACAGCTACTATTCACAAGGTGGTGGGAATTATACGGTTCGCGTTTCGAAAGTTGCTGGAGCCAATACCCGCTTACATATTCCTGCTGATGACAATTTGACCGATTTTGATAACGATGGTGTTGGTTCTGGTGATCTCTTCGAGCAGTACTATCTCTCGCATACCGCTTATGCACTCGTACCTGTTGGCAATGCCAGTGATTTCAACCTTACGCTTGTCTATAATTATCAACCTTGGCAAGGCGAAACATATACAGCAAATGGAACAACCTCTGTCCTTTCTGAACACGTCAGTACCTTTAGAATTCGCCAAGAAGGAGATGTTGTGCGTATCAAACTTTGTATTCATGACAATAACCAAAGTGGCGACTTTGATTTTAGTGCCTGTAAAGAAAAGGTAATATTCTAA
- the recG gene encoding ATP-dependent DNA helicase RecG — MKNLDLDPIDKERFKKIGVVTLLDLALLLPHSYENTTLSPTPLLEQINTLHVKVISLKQSPKVFQILFYVEAWKTHLDGVIFAAKPYHKTLFKVGNELYINGKVQYNGGRMQMVQPKIVTTINTLIPKYKTTLQNKTVIALMECYLTLDALLNEGLHVKEAESILSLHRPSAKEASTISSFGYSESIQKVLKYVEIHNYLKKLSGKKVSFPSCAKLDGDEKPFIASLPFTLTTDQQKVIGEIKNDFLSENAAKRVIMGDVGCGKTMVILASVMMAYPKKSVLMAPTTVLANQLFEEAKKFLPLHVKSILVTQEAESKDPLENFDFIIGTHALLYRELPECALVMVDEQHRFGTKQRALLSALVSKQAWHPHYLQFSATPIPRTLSMIQSSLVDFSFIKMLPFPKDITTKVIVKKDFKALVEHLKSEIAHNHQCIIVYPLVEESEMVNYQSIDEGRGFWEKNFEKVYVTYGKDKNKEEILKAFKEEGNLLISTTVVEVGISLPRLSTIVIVGAERLGLASLHQLRGRVSRNGLKGYCYLYTNLAKSERLEKFSQTLDGFEIAELDLQYRQGGDVVEGSIQSGKKLVWFEMGSDEEILKEAKSRIEEAKSLPKA, encoded by the coding sequence GTGAAAAACCTTGATCTTGATCCGATCGATAAGGAACGCTTTAAAAAAATAGGGGTAGTAACGCTACTGGATTTAGCGCTACTCCTCCCTCATTCTTATGAAAACACAACCCTTTCTCCCACACCGCTTTTAGAGCAAATCAACACCTTACATGTAAAGGTGATTTCGCTCAAACAAAGCCCTAAAGTTTTTCAAATTCTCTTTTATGTTGAGGCATGGAAAACGCATCTTGACGGTGTCATTTTTGCGGCAAAACCTTACCATAAAACACTCTTTAAAGTGGGGAATGAGCTTTATATTAACGGGAAAGTGCAGTACAATGGTGGCAGGATGCAGATGGTACAGCCTAAAATTGTGACAACCATCAACACCTTAATACCAAAGTATAAAACAACCCTTCAAAACAAAACGGTTATAGCTTTGATGGAGTGTTATCTCACCCTTGATGCACTCTTAAATGAGGGCTTACATGTAAAAGAAGCCGAGAGTATTTTAAGCTTGCATAGACCTAGTGCCAAAGAGGCAAGTACCATAAGCAGTTTTGGTTACTCGGAATCCATACAAAAAGTGTTGAAATATGTCGAAATTCATAACTACCTCAAAAAACTCTCTGGTAAAAAGGTGAGTTTTCCCTCTTGTGCAAAACTTGATGGCGATGAAAAACCGTTCATCGCCTCGCTTCCTTTTACGTTAACGACCGATCAGCAAAAAGTCATTGGTGAGATCAAAAATGATTTTTTAAGTGAAAATGCTGCCAAGCGTGTCATTATGGGTGATGTTGGCTGTGGTAAAACCATGGTTATCTTGGCATCAGTTATGATGGCGTATCCTAAAAAATCTGTTTTGATGGCACCAACCACCGTACTTGCCAACCAACTTTTTGAAGAGGCAAAGAAGTTTTTGCCTTTACATGTAAAGAGTATTTTAGTGACACAAGAGGCAGAGAGTAAAGATCCTTTAGAGAATTTTGATTTTATTATCGGCACACATGCTCTTTTGTATAGGGAACTTCCAGAGTGTGCGCTTGTGATGGTCGATGAACAACATCGCTTTGGTACGAAACAAAGAGCACTCCTTTCAGCACTTGTTTCAAAACAGGCGTGGCATCCGCATTACTTACAGTTCTCAGCGACGCCGATTCCAAGAACTCTGAGCATGATTCAGTCTTCCTTGGTTGATTTTTCATTTATTAAAATGCTTCCATTTCCAAAAGACATTACCACCAAAGTGATTGTCAAAAAAGATTTTAAAGCGTTGGTTGAGCATCTCAAAAGTGAAATTGCACACAATCATCAGTGTATTATCGTCTATCCTTTGGTGGAAGAGAGTGAGATGGTGAACTACCAGTCCATTGATGAAGGGCGTGGTTTTTGGGAGAAAAATTTTGAGAAAGTCTATGTAACGTATGGGAAAGATAAAAACAAAGAAGAGATATTAAAAGCCTTTAAAGAGGAGGGCAATTTGCTCATCTCTACGACAGTGGTCGAAGTGGGTATATCGCTTCCAAGGCTTTCAACCATCGTTATCGTCGGTGCAGAACGATTAGGGCTCGCTAGTTTGCATCAACTTCGTGGACGCGTAAGTCGAAATGGTTTAAAAGGATACTGTTACCTTTATACCAATTTAGCCAAAAGCGAGAGGCTTGAAAAGTTTAGTCAAACGCTTGATGGTTTTGAGATCGCGGAGCTTGATTTACAGTACCGCCAAGGTGGTGATGTGGTGGAAGGAAGCATCCAAAGCGGTAAAAAGCTGGTTTGGTTTGAAATGGGTAGCGATGAGGAAATTTTAAAAGAGGCGAAAAGCAGAATAGAGGAGGCTAAAAGCCTCCCCAAAGCTTAG